The Gossypium hirsutum isolate 1008001.06 chromosome D02, Gossypium_hirsutum_v2.1, whole genome shotgun sequence region GTTTCCACGCTATGCATATCAAATATGGCAATGCCCGATGGCTTCAATTAAATAACGACAACCATAGCATGTGCTTATTTGCAgtacacaaaaaagaaaaaaaacattggTCTCTGTTGATAGCACAAGTGAGTTCATGGTCCCTGTGTTCTTgtttttgttcaaattttggaaactcgaaaagtaaaaaaagaacaTAGAGAATTAACGAAAGTATAGATACATAGAGAACAGTTATGTCCTACCATGCCTATTATCTCTTGTTTTTCCCCACTCATGCATGCAAAGGTGAAGCTTCTTACTTGCTACAAGAAAATCCACGCCCTGCAATGGAGTCAATATGCTAAGTAATTCCTTCAAAGTGCTTAGCCTCATCTTATCAGCCTCCTGCAATATATTCGCCATAGAGCTCTCGTGTTCATCCAATGCATGATCTACTTCCCCACTAGTTTCACCCACTCGGCTCATCCTTTTAACAACAATGGCAATCGGCTGGTCTGCAATGTTCTCTTGCAACCCCGCCAACTTATTCGAAAGCTTCTCTTCTTCCTTAATCGTCTTCATGTGCAAATCGTTTATCATTCTCAGCTGTGCAGCCGAAATCTGCCCAAGGTTTCCT contains the following coding sequences:
- the LOC121214808 gene encoding protein DELAY OF GERMINATION 1, encoding MASDDQILQRCFHEWMAIQEQELNQLLQALNQSGNGGDDLTETTCAQLTEKSINSFQEYIDKRAQLSRLDISGLFSPSWNTALEKSLLWVAGCRPSIYIRLTYALCGSQVEFQLSEIIQGLVRGNLGQISAAQLRMINDLHMKTIKEEEKLSNKLAGLQENIADQPIAIVVKRMSRVGETSGEVDHALDEHESSMANILQEADKMRLSTLKELLSILTPLQGVDFLVASKKLHLCMHEWGKTRDNRHGRT